In a single window of the Massilia oculi genome:
- a CDS encoding chaperone modulator CbpM, whose product MQQPQTLTGVLLEEMALSLDELARAANVEPEWVVRHVQAGVLGCDPVVQATSLRFGSSDLARVRRLLSIERDFDANEHIAALVIDLSDEVRRLRTRMRVLGLE is encoded by the coding sequence ATGCAACAGCCACAGACCCTGACCGGCGTGCTGCTGGAAGAAATGGCCCTGAGCCTGGACGAACTGGCGCGGGCGGCGAACGTGGAACCCGAATGGGTGGTGCGCCATGTGCAGGCCGGCGTGCTGGGTTGCGACCCGGTGGTGCAGGCGACGAGCCTGCGTTTCGGCAGTAGCGATCTTGCCCGCGTGCGGCGCTTGCTCAGCATCGAGCGCGATTTCGACGCCAACGAACACATCGCGGCGCTGGTGATCGACCTGAGCGACGAGGTACGGCGTTTGCGCACGAGGATGCGCGTGCTGGGGCTCGAGTAA
- a CDS encoding DnaJ C-terminal domain-containing protein, with the protein MEYKDYYKTLNVDKTASPEDIKKAYRKLVRQYHPDVSKHDDATEKTKEINEAYDVLGDAEKRAAYDDLGRRGRQTSEGFQPPPDWASQYDFSDAGAGTDDFLADLFAHMGRRGRARSGGGTGAGGAGFQMHGEDIHAAITIALRDAYAGATRNIGLRVPVQDAQGQVRMQEKTLSVSVPKGVTPGQQLRLAGQGQPGIGGGPPGDLYLDIQFGEDPRYRVEGANVYETAPVAPWEAALGAKISVPTPSGTVEVSVPAGSQTGRKLRLKGRGIPAAAPGDLYLILEVVLPPADTPRAKELYEQMAREISFNPRANMGA; encoded by the coding sequence GTGGAGTATAAGGACTATTACAAGACCTTGAACGTTGACAAGACCGCGTCCCCGGAGGACATCAAGAAGGCCTACCGCAAGCTCGTGCGCCAGTACCATCCGGACGTCAGCAAGCACGACGACGCGACCGAGAAGACCAAGGAAATCAACGAAGCCTACGATGTGCTGGGCGACGCCGAAAAGCGGGCGGCCTACGACGACCTGGGCCGCCGCGGCCGGCAGACCAGCGAAGGATTCCAGCCGCCGCCGGACTGGGCTTCGCAGTATGACTTCTCCGACGCCGGCGCCGGCACCGACGATTTCCTCGCCGATCTGTTTGCGCACATGGGGCGCCGGGGGCGTGCGAGGAGCGGCGGGGGCACGGGTGCTGGCGGCGCAGGCTTCCAGATGCACGGTGAAGACATTCACGCCGCGATCACGATCGCCCTGCGCGACGCCTATGCCGGCGCGACGCGCAACATCGGCCTGCGCGTACCGGTACAGGACGCGCAGGGACAGGTGAGGATGCAGGAAAAGACACTGAGCGTGAGCGTTCCGAAGGGCGTCACGCCCGGCCAGCAGTTGCGGCTGGCCGGTCAGGGCCAGCCCGGGATCGGGGGCGGTCCGCCGGGCGATCTGTACCTGGACATCCAGTTCGGAGAAGACCCGCGCTACCGGGTGGAGGGCGCGAACGTGTACGAGACCGCGCCGGTGGCGCCATGGGAGGCGGCGCTGGGCGCGAAAATATCGGTGCCGACGCCCTCCGGGACGGTCGAAGTGTCGGTCCCCGCGGGATCGCAAACCGGGCGCAAGTTGCGCTTGAAGGGCCGCGGGATCCCGGCAGCCGCGCCGGGCGACCTGTACCTGATCCTCGAGGTGGTACTACCCCCAGCCGATACGCCACGTGCAAAAGAGCTTTACGAACAAATGGCGCGCGAGATATCTTTCAATCCGCGTGCGAACATGGGAGCCTGA
- a CDS encoding manganese efflux pump MntP, with amino-acid sequence MSLAAIIILAFAMSTDAFAVAIAMGSQRAHVLFKDALKVGLLFGVIEGVTPLVGWALGSIAASYVESWDHWIAFILLGGLGIRMIIEGCGEPDDEADDPARPFWLLALTGFATSIDAMVVGVSLAFADTGILWPALAIGLATLTMVTLGLLIGRRIGAVVGKRAEIFGGLVLIAVGSVTLYEHLQ; translated from the coding sequence ATGTCTCTCGCTGCAATCATCATCCTCGCCTTCGCCATGTCCACCGACGCCTTCGCCGTCGCGATCGCCATGGGTTCCCAACGCGCCCACGTCCTGTTCAAGGATGCACTGAAGGTCGGCCTGCTGTTCGGGGTTATCGAGGGGGTCACCCCGCTGGTCGGCTGGGCCCTCGGCAGCATTGCCGCGTCCTACGTCGAAAGCTGGGACCACTGGATCGCCTTCATCCTGCTCGGCGGCCTGGGGATTCGGATGATCATCGAGGGTTGCGGCGAGCCGGATGACGAAGCGGACGATCCCGCCCGTCCGTTCTGGCTGCTGGCGTTGACCGGGTTTGCCACCAGTATCGATGCGATGGTGGTCGGGGTCAGTCTGGCGTTTGCGGATACGGGCATCCTGTGGCCGGCGCTGGCAATTGGGCTGGCGACGCTGACGATGGTGACGCTGGGATTATTGATCGGCCGCCGCATCGGGGCCGTGGTGGGCAAGCGCGCCGAGATCTTCGGCGGCCTGGTGCTGATCGCGGTGGGCAGCGTCACGCTGTACGAACACCTGCAGTGA
- a CDS encoding type 1 glutamine amidotransferase domain-containing protein — protein sequence MQQVANMQPADHVEPAATQSLQGRRVAVLMTDGVEQVEYTEPRRFLEGLGVKVTLVSPKKVGEEIQGFNHLTPDQKFKVELSVQDAKPGDYDLLLLPGGVANPDNLRMSPESIDFIKAFGDEDKPIAAICHGPWPLIDAGVAESKHLTSWPTLQHDLRNAGAEWTDEEVVVDGKLITSRKPDDIPAFNEAIQKQLMVQQQAGSDPGPTS from the coding sequence ATGCAACAAGTAGCGAACATGCAGCCGGCGGATCACGTGGAGCCGGCCGCCACCCAGTCCCTGCAGGGGCGGCGCGTCGCGGTCCTGATGACCGACGGCGTCGAGCAGGTCGAATACACCGAACCGCGCCGCTTCCTCGAGGGATTGGGAGTGAAAGTGACCCTGGTTTCGCCGAAGAAGGTGGGCGAGGAGATCCAGGGCTTCAATCACCTGACGCCGGACCAGAAATTCAAGGTCGAACTGAGCGTGCAGGACGCCAAGCCGGGCGACTACGACCTGCTGCTGTTGCCGGGCGGCGTCGCCAACCCGGACAACCTGCGCATGAGCCCTGAATCCATCGACTTCATCAAGGCTTTCGGCGACGAGGACAAGCCGATCGCGGCGATCTGCCACGGCCCATGGCCGCTGATCGACGCCGGCGTGGCCGAGTCGAAGCACCTGACCAGCTGGCCGACCCTGCAGCACGACCTGCGCAACGCGGGCGCGGAGTGGACGGACGAAGAAGTCGTCGTCGACGGCAAGCTGATCACGAGCCGCAAGCCGGACGATATTCCGGCGTTCAACGAAGCGATCCAGAAGCAGCTGATGGTGCAGCAGCAGGCGGGGAGCGATCCGGGACCGACGTCCTGA
- the tssG gene encoding type VI secretion system baseplate subunit TssG, translating to MNANVPPARRTGAIVDLLRQPQRYEFFQAVRLLVCWLAHQGIAPEHALGGLIRFRNSLGLAFPASEIETIVPTTEGVPAVSVTPTLMGLLGVMGTLPLHYTERFAAWELALRDEGPRAFLDLLSSRQVALFYRAWCKYRVRHAMEPEVDRFLPLLLALAGVPARTDGAHDVEAASLAWFAAPLRSRVVSAESIAGVLRAYFRVPVRVEQFTGRWDVLAPGQRTRLACGNCVLGDGATAGARLLRPELGIRIRLGPVDARAFERFLPGAEGARALAALLDRFAIEVPYRELQVVLRREDVDGACLDGAARLGLDGFLCTRAGGRDRDDVCYLLD from the coding sequence GTGAACGCGAATGTGCCCCCGGCCAGGCGTACCGGCGCCATCGTCGACCTGCTGCGGCAGCCGCAACGCTATGAATTCTTCCAGGCGGTGCGGCTGCTGGTGTGCTGGCTGGCGCACCAGGGCATCGCGCCCGAGCACGCCCTGGGCGGCCTGATCCGCTTTCGCAACAGCCTGGGGCTGGCCTTTCCGGCCAGCGAGATCGAGACCATCGTGCCCACCACCGAGGGCGTGCCGGCCGTGAGCGTCACGCCCACGCTGATGGGGCTGCTCGGCGTGATGGGAACCTTGCCGCTGCATTACACCGAACGCTTCGCCGCCTGGGAGCTCGCGCTGCGCGACGAGGGGCCGCGCGCCTTCCTCGACCTGTTGTCGAGCCGCCAGGTGGCGCTGTTCTACCGGGCATGGTGCAAGTATCGGGTGCGTCATGCGATGGAACCCGAGGTGGACCGCTTCCTGCCGCTGCTGCTGGCGCTGGCCGGCGTGCCGGCGCGCACGGACGGCGCGCATGACGTGGAGGCCGCCAGCCTGGCCTGGTTCGCCGCGCCGCTGCGCAGCCGGGTGGTCAGTGCCGAGTCGATCGCGGGCGTGCTGCGCGCCTATTTCCGGGTGCCGGTGCGGGTCGAACAATTTACCGGACGCTGGGACGTGCTCGCGCCGGGGCAGCGCACGCGGCTGGCGTGCGGCAATTGCGTGCTGGGGGATGGCGCCACCGCGGGCGCGCGGCTGTTGCGGCCCGAGCTGGGCATCCGCATCCGGCTCGGGCCGGTGGATGCGCGCGCCTTCGAGCGCTTCCTGCCCGGCGCCGAAGGGGCACGGGCGCTGGCCGCCTTGCTGGACCGCTTCGCGATCGAGGTGCCGTATCGCGAGCTGCAGGTGGTGCTGCGGCGCGAGGACGTCGACGGCGCCTGCCTGGATGGCGCGGCGCGGCTCGGGCTGGATGGTTTCCTGTGCACCCGGGCGGGCGGACGCGACCGCGATGACGTGTGCTATCTGCTGGACTAG
- the tssF gene encoding type VI secretion system baseplate subunit TssF, translating into MDELLPYFERELVYLNTVGRELAHQYPRLAAELGLGPEGSEDPHIRRLIQACALLNARTAKKLDDDYPELTEALLGSLYPHFLHGLPSCSIAQVDGGDQLARAGKIEHVQAVPRGTEMSSLKARGAPCVFRTTAELALAPVRVARAWFEPVAHVPPRIRLPPRAASRIGIAFDSALPARILHGRGLPRLRLHVDGDGLLAAALIDALGMNVVETWVEAEGMEGWRRLDGAVLQLGGLEPEEALVPEQDHAHPAYRLLTEYFAFPDKFHFLDVDLARLAPLLPAGARRFTLHFLLTGMHAESGPARILRALSAANLLTGCVPVVNLFRQAAAPVRITHRSAMYDVVPSRHEEGVEVYSIDAVHVLRTEDGKTASVEYRPYYGLRHGEGGEHGQRYWFARRDDRGDSRHRMKIAFTDDDFSRLEEDASVASIDLTCSNGAAACGVGIKAPGGDLASETATSGLPIRLLRKPSAPLRFGNRNGTHWRLVTQLALNHRSLADLDAFRETLALYDLPRSGASQRQIAGVSAMASIPATAWLLNRYGASLVHGIEVRMTVDEDAFAGSSLFVFAQVVSRFLGLYVHLNSFTRLVLVSGQSDKELLRCEPRNGSLALV; encoded by the coding sequence ATGGACGAACTGTTGCCGTATTTTGAGCGCGAACTGGTCTACCTGAACACCGTCGGCCGCGAACTCGCCCACCAGTATCCGCGCCTGGCGGCCGAGCTGGGGCTAGGGCCGGAGGGCAGCGAAGACCCGCATATCCGGCGCCTGATCCAGGCCTGCGCGCTGCTCAATGCGCGCACCGCGAAAAAGCTCGACGACGACTATCCGGAACTGACCGAAGCCCTGCTGGGCAGCCTGTATCCGCACTTCCTGCACGGCCTGCCGAGCTGTTCGATCGCGCAGGTGGACGGCGGCGACCAGCTGGCGCGGGCCGGCAAGATCGAGCACGTGCAGGCGGTGCCGCGCGGCACCGAGATGAGTTCGCTGAAGGCGCGCGGCGCGCCCTGCGTGTTTCGCACCACGGCCGAGCTGGCGCTGGCGCCGGTGAGGGTGGCGCGCGCCTGGTTCGAGCCGGTGGCCCACGTCCCGCCACGCATTCGGTTGCCGCCGCGCGCGGCGAGCCGCATCGGCATCGCCTTCGACAGCGCGCTGCCGGCGCGCATATTGCATGGGCGCGGCCTGCCGCGCCTGCGCCTGCACGTGGACGGCGACGGCCTGCTGGCGGCGGCGCTGATCGACGCCCTGGGCATGAACGTGGTCGAGACCTGGGTCGAGGCCGAAGGCATGGAAGGCTGGCGCCGCCTCGACGGCGCCGTGCTGCAGCTGGGCGGCCTGGAGCCAGAGGAGGCGCTGGTGCCGGAACAGGACCACGCCCATCCGGCCTACCGGCTGCTGACGGAGTACTTCGCCTTCCCCGACAAGTTTCACTTCCTGGACGTCGACCTGGCCCGGCTGGCGCCCTTGCTGCCGGCCGGCGCGCGCCGCTTCACCCTGCATTTCCTTCTCACCGGCATGCACGCCGAATCGGGCCCGGCGCGCATCCTGCGCGCGCTGTCGGCCGCCAACCTGCTCACCGGCTGCGTGCCGGTGGTGAACCTGTTCCGCCAGGCGGCGGCGCCGGTGCGCATCACGCACCGTTCGGCGATGTACGACGTGGTGCCGAGCCGGCACGAGGAGGGCGTCGAGGTTTACAGCATCGACGCGGTACACGTGCTCAGGACCGAGGACGGCAAGACCGCCAGCGTCGAGTACCGTCCCTATTACGGCCTGCGCCATGGCGAAGGGGGCGAGCATGGCCAGCGCTACTGGTTCGCGCGCCGCGACGACCGCGGTGACAGCCGCCACCGCATGAAGATCGCCTTCACCGACGACGATTTTTCGCGGTTGGAAGAGGACGCCAGCGTGGCCTCGATCGACCTCACCTGCAGCAACGGCGCGGCCGCCTGCGGCGTCGGCATCAAGGCGCCGGGCGGCGACCTGGCCAGCGAAACCGCGACGAGCGGCCTGCCGATCCGCCTGCTACGCAAGCCCTCCGCGCCGCTGCGCTTCGGCAACCGCAACGGCACTCACTGGCGCCTGGTGACGCAACTGGCGCTGAACCACCGCTCGCTGGCCGATCTCGACGCCTTCCGCGAGACCCTGGCCCTGTACGACCTGCCGCGCTCAGGCGCCTCGCAGCGTCAGATCGCCGGCGTCAGCGCGATGGCATCGATCCCGGCCACGGCCTGGCTGCTCAACCGCTACGGCGCGAGCCTGGTGCATGGCATCGAGGTGCGCATGACGGTGGACGAGGATGCCTTCGCCGGCAGCAGCCTGTTCGTGTTTGCCCAGGTCGTGAGCCGGTTCCTGGGCCTGTATGTGCACCTGAACAGCTTTACCCGGCTGGTGCTCGTGTCCGGGCAGAGCGACAAGGAGTTGCTGCGATGCGAGCCCCGCAACGGCAGCCTGGCGCTGGTGTGA
- a CDS encoding MATE family efflux transporter has protein sequence MTTATATTATPVRTEIATLWRLSWPVLVGQLATVGMGVADVALTGHVSADELAAVSLGTAVWSIVLVTVMGTMMAINTVVAHEIGAARHDRVPHSVRQAMWKGLLVGLVGCLFANLCTLLFDHIGMEAHVADRASLFLHVISVGMPAFGVYRALYGYTTSINQTKPIMWIAILGLVFNTVVAWVLVYGKFGFPQLGAVGCAISTASALWLMLGAMLWWVTRAPAYRLTYPFDRYEGPDAREIVAQLRLGLPIGVTYFAEVSAFGLISLLVARYGVVQVSSHQIALNFASLVFMVPLSFAIGMLTRVGQAMGEGDPVRARFVGWVGVGVSVSFGVVAALGIALFRWEIAAMYTSDPAVQQVTANLLLFAALFQLSDSTQVATASAIRGYQVTRPPMVIQLLSFWGLSLPLGCILGLAPAWFPWSPSAPMEATGFWIGLVVALTVAAVLLTWQFEKLARQRIRDGAMAQPR, from the coding sequence ATGACCACCGCCACCGCTACCACCGCCACACCCGTCCGCACCGAAATCGCCACCCTGTGGCGCCTGTCGTGGCCGGTGCTGGTCGGCCAGCTGGCGACGGTCGGGATGGGCGTGGCCGACGTCGCCCTCACCGGCCACGTCAGCGCCGACGAGCTGGCGGCGGTATCGCTGGGCACGGCGGTGTGGTCGATCGTGCTGGTGACGGTGATGGGCACGATGATGGCGATCAACACCGTGGTCGCCCACGAGATCGGCGCCGCGCGCCACGACCGGGTGCCGCACTCGGTGCGCCAGGCCATGTGGAAGGGCTTGCTGGTCGGCCTGGTCGGCTGCCTGTTCGCCAACCTGTGCACGCTGCTGTTCGACCACATCGGCATGGAGGCCCACGTGGCCGACCGCGCATCGCTGTTCCTGCACGTGATCAGCGTCGGCATGCCGGCCTTCGGCGTGTATCGCGCGCTGTACGGCTACACCACCAGCATCAACCAGACCAAGCCGATCATGTGGATCGCCATCCTCGGCCTGGTGTTCAATACCGTGGTCGCATGGGTGCTGGTGTACGGCAAATTCGGCTTCCCGCAGCTGGGCGCGGTCGGCTGCGCGATCTCCACCGCCAGCGCGCTGTGGCTGATGCTGGGCGCCATGCTGTGGTGGGTCACGCGCGCGCCGGCCTATCGCCTCACTTACCCTTTTGACCGCTACGAAGGACCGGATGCGCGCGAGATCGTCGCCCAGCTGCGCCTCGGGCTGCCGATCGGCGTCACCTATTTCGCCGAGGTCAGCGCCTTCGGCCTGATCAGCCTGCTGGTTGCACGTTACGGCGTGGTGCAGGTGTCCTCGCACCAGATCGCGCTCAATTTCGCGTCGCTGGTGTTCATGGTGCCGCTCAGCTTTGCGATCGGCATGCTCACCCGCGTCGGCCAGGCCATGGGCGAAGGCGACCCGGTGCGCGCGCGCTTCGTCGGCTGGGTCGGCGTGGGCGTCTCGGTCAGCTTCGGCGTCGTGGCGGCGCTCGGCATCGCCCTGTTCCGCTGGGAGATCGCGGCGATGTACACCTCCGATCCGGCGGTGCAGCAGGTGACCGCCAACCTGCTGCTGTTCGCCGCGCTGTTCCAGCTGTCGGACTCGACCCAGGTCGCGACCGCCTCGGCCATCCGCGGCTACCAGGTGACGCGCCCGCCGATGGTGATCCAGCTGTTGTCGTTCTGGGGCCTGTCGCTGCCGCTCGGCTGCATCCTCGGCCTGGCGCCGGCCTGGTTCCCGTGGTCGCCCTCCGCGCCGATGGAAGCCACCGGCTTCTGGATCGGCCTGGTGGTGGCGCTGACGGTGGCGGCGGTGTTGCTGACCTGGCAGTTCGAGAAGCTGGCGCGCCAGCGTATCCGCGACGGCGCGATGGCGCAGCCCCGCTGA
- a CDS encoding S9 family peptidase: MRPLLLLLAALAATPAMAEKLTLDRIYGEASLAGASVRNLRVSPDGERVTFLRPRADDQYRLDLWEYNTRSKATQRLVDSKQLVPNEELSLEEKARRERARTAGLSGILNYYWSPDGKRLLVPIGGDLYLVDAAKPEAARKVASGNVIDPKISPRGRYVSFVRNQNLVVIDLATGAERQLTTDGKGTVHNGEAEFIAQEEMSQTTGYYWAPDDSHIAYRRYDDAPVPVVRRFEIFADRTEVIDQHYPAAGDPNVAIELMVVNPATGEQRKIDLGQDKDIYLVRADFSADAKTLVYQRQTRDQKRLDLVAVDVATLAQRPLFSETSSTWVEVHNDLRFLKNRQAFVWASERTGRKHLYLYDLNGKLLHPISRGDWGVDNILAVDEGAGKIYISSNRDAVIDKQTYALSLDGRGADKPARITQGDGWHEASFAGNGKLFVDTYSNPNTPPQVSIRRADGSMVEWIEKNELNANHPYTRHLDAHLPTEFGTLKAADGQTLHYSIIKPAGFDATKRYPVFLFTYGGPHSQRVTRAWGNYFDQYMAQQGFVVFRLDNRGSGRRERQFTDVLHNNLGKHEVEDQVAGIDWLARQSFVDPKRVGVFGWSYGGFMTLRLLSAASDKIAMGVSVAPVTDWALYDTHYTERYVGGTPKGDPEAYKRSGVFAHLDGMKSHLLLIHGMADDNVLFSNTTLLIDELVKRNVQFDLMTYPGAKHGMSGRTNQRHVYGLIESYFKKQLGGTQPN, from the coding sequence ATGCGCCCTCTCCTCCTTCTCCTGGCCGCCCTCGCGGCCACGCCCGCCATGGCCGAAAAACTGACACTGGACCGCATCTACGGTGAAGCCTCGCTGGCCGGCGCCAGCGTGCGCAACCTGCGCGTGTCGCCGGATGGCGAGCGCGTGACCTTCCTGCGCCCGCGCGCCGACGACCAGTACCGTCTCGACCTGTGGGAATACAACACCAGGAGCAAGGCCACGCAGCGCCTGGTCGATTCCAAGCAGCTGGTGCCGAACGAGGAATTGTCGCTCGAAGAAAAGGCGCGCCGCGAACGCGCGCGTACCGCCGGCCTGTCGGGCATCCTCAACTATTACTGGTCGCCCGACGGCAAGCGCCTGCTGGTGCCGATCGGCGGCGACCTGTATCTCGTCGATGCCGCCAAACCGGAAGCCGCGCGCAAGGTCGCCTCGGGCAACGTCATCGATCCGAAAATCTCGCCACGCGGCCGCTACGTGTCCTTCGTGCGCAACCAGAATCTGGTGGTGATCGATCTCGCCACCGGCGCCGAGCGCCAGCTGACGACCGATGGCAAGGGCACCGTGCACAATGGTGAAGCGGAATTCATCGCGCAGGAAGAGATGAGCCAGACCACCGGCTACTACTGGGCGCCGGACGACTCGCACATCGCTTACCGCCGCTACGACGACGCGCCGGTGCCGGTGGTGCGCCGTTTCGAGATCTTCGCCGACCGCACCGAGGTGATCGACCAGCACTATCCTGCCGCGGGCGATCCGAACGTGGCGATCGAGCTGATGGTCGTCAATCCGGCCACCGGTGAGCAGCGCAAGATCGACCTCGGCCAGGACAAGGACATCTACCTGGTGCGCGCCGACTTCAGCGCCGACGCCAAGACCCTGGTCTACCAGCGCCAGACGCGCGACCAGAAGCGCCTCGACCTGGTGGCGGTCGACGTCGCCACCCTGGCCCAGCGTCCGCTGTTCTCGGAAACCTCCAGCACCTGGGTCGAAGTCCATAACGACCTGCGCTTCCTCAAGAACCGCCAGGCCTTCGTCTGGGCATCCGAGCGCACCGGCCGCAAGCACCTGTACCTGTACGACCTGAACGGCAAGCTGCTGCACCCGATCTCGCGCGGCGACTGGGGCGTGGACAATATCCTGGCCGTCGATGAAGGCGCCGGCAAGATCTATATTTCGTCGAACCGCGACGCCGTGATCGACAAGCAGACCTATGCGCTGTCGCTGGATGGCCGCGGCGCCGACAAGCCGGCCCGCATTACCCAGGGCGACGGCTGGCACGAGGCTTCGTTCGCCGGCAACGGCAAGCTGTTCGTCGACACCTATTCGAATCCGAACACCCCGCCGCAAGTGTCGATCCGTCGCGCCGACGGCAGCATGGTCGAGTGGATCGAGAAAAACGAACTCAATGCCAACCATCCATACACGCGCCACCTCGATGCGCACCTGCCGACCGAGTTCGGCACCCTGAAGGCGGCCGATGGCCAGACCCTGCACTATTCGATCATCAAGCCGGCCGGTTTCGATGCGACTAAACGTTACCCGGTGTTCCTGTTCACCTATGGCGGCCCGCATTCGCAGCGCGTGACCCGTGCCTGGGGCAATTATTTTGATCAGTACATGGCGCAGCAGGGCTTCGTGGTCTTCCGTCTCGACAATCGTGGCTCGGGCCGCCGCGAGCGACAGTTCACCGACGTACTGCACAACAACCTGGGCAAGCACGAAGTCGAAGACCAGGTGGCCGGCATCGACTGGCTGGCCAGGCAGAGCTTCGTCGATCCGAAACGCGTGGGCGTGTTCGGCTGGAGCTATGGCGGCTTCATGACCTTGCGCCTGCTGTCCGCAGCGTCGGACAAGATCGCGATGGGCGTGTCGGTGGCGCCGGTGACCGACTGGGCGTTGTACGACACCCACTATACCGAGCGCTACGTTGGCGGTACGCCCAAGGGCGATCCGGAAGCCTACAAGCGCAGCGGCGTGTTCGCCCACCTGGACGGCATGAAATCGCATCTGCTGCTGATCCACGGCATGGCCGACGACAATGTCCTGTTCTCGAACACCACCCTGTTGATCGATGAGCTTGTGAAGCGCAATGTGCAGTTCGACCTGATGACCTATCCGGGCGCCAAGCACGGCATGTCGGGCCGCACCAACCAGCGCCACGTGTATGGCCTGATCGAGTCCTACTTCAAGAAGCAGCTGGGCGGCACGCAGCCGAACTGA
- a CDS encoding CsbD family protein, whose product MNKDQVEGKLKDIGGKIQEGAGKMVGSTEQQAKGLANQAEGKTQEAYGDAKEVVKDAVDEANRPTPRP is encoded by the coding sequence ATGAACAAGGACCAAGTCGAAGGCAAACTGAAAGACATCGGCGGCAAGATTCAGGAAGGCGCCGGCAAAATGGTGGGCAGCACCGAGCAGCAGGCCAAGGGCCTGGCGAACCAGGCCGAGGGCAAGACCCAGGAAGCCTATGGCGACGCGAAAGAGGTCGTGAAGGATGCCGTGGACGAAGCAAACCGTCCAACGCCACGTCCGTAA
- a CDS encoding AI-2E family transporter, which yields MNNNNTDAVPATHEAPQAQRRLARRVTLVNGIAVLFILGLAAVVLAADALLLVFACILFAILLYKLSEIMHRRFHMRRKLALGIVVLLLGAIIGLGGWAMAPQISEQSTQLAEEIPAAIERLQGEVAQHPLLKRVVDELPPPEDIVKQMSSLVPNAGLFFSGVLGALGNVVIIIFVGIYFAATPGVYTGGFIRLIPQHKRGRAREVIDEMSDSLASWLLGKALSMLIVGTTTAIGLSLLGVPLALILGIIAGLLDFIPYLGPIMAGIPAVLLALSISPEMAMYALLLFAAINMLEGYVLQPMIEAKAIELPPALVIVMQLIFGTLFGFAGVALATPLAAVLAVLVRMLYIEDVLGDRPAKGAS from the coding sequence ATGAATAACAACAATACCGACGCCGTCCCGGCAACCCACGAAGCTCCGCAGGCCCAGCGCCGCCTGGCGCGCCGCGTGACCCTCGTCAATGGCATCGCCGTGCTGTTCATCCTCGGCCTGGCCGCCGTCGTGCTCGCGGCCGATGCGCTGCTGCTGGTGTTTGCCTGCATCCTGTTCGCCATCTTGCTCTATAAATTGAGCGAGATCATGCACCGGCGCTTCCACATGCGGCGCAAGCTCGCGCTCGGCATCGTCGTGCTGCTGCTCGGCGCCATCATCGGCCTGGGCGGCTGGGCCATGGCGCCGCAGATTTCCGAGCAGTCGACCCAGCTGGCGGAGGAAATCCCGGCCGCCATCGAGCGTCTGCAGGGCGAAGTCGCACAGCATCCGCTGCTCAAGCGTGTGGTGGACGAGCTGCCGCCGCCGGAAGACATCGTCAAGCAAATGAGTTCGCTGGTACCGAACGCCGGCCTGTTCTTCTCGGGCGTCCTGGGCGCCCTCGGCAACGTCGTCATCATCATCTTCGTCGGCATCTATTTCGCCGCCACGCCGGGCGTCTATACCGGCGGCTTCATCCGCCTGATCCCGCAACACAAGCGCGGCCGCGCACGCGAGGTCATCGACGAGATGAGCGATTCGCTCGCCAGCTGGCTGCTCGGCAAGGCGCTGTCGATGCTGATCGTGGGCACCACCACCGCGATCGGGCTGTCCCTGCTGGGCGTACCGCTGGCGCTGATCCTGGGCATCATCGCCGGTCTGCTCGACTTCATTCCCTACCTCGGCCCGATCATGGCCGGCATCCCGGCCGTGCTGCTGGCGCTGTCGATCAGCCCGGAAATGGCGATGTATGCACTGTTGCTGTTCGCGGCGATCAATATGCTCGAAGGTTATGTGCTGCAGCCGATGATCGAAGCCAAGGCGATCGAATTGCCGCCCGCGCTAGTGATCGTGATGCAACTGATCTTTGGCACCCTGTTCGGCTTCGCCGGCGTGGCGCTGGCCACGCCCCTGGCCGCCGTGCTGGCGGTACTGGTCAGGATGCTCTATATAGAAGACGTGCTGGGGGACAGACCGGCGAAAGGGGCAAGCTAG
- a CDS encoding CsbD family protein → MNKDQVKGKAKEVGGKVQQKVGEAVGSRQQQSEGLSNQAEGKAQKKIGDVKEIAKGNR, encoded by the coding sequence ATGAACAAGGATCAAGTCAAGGGCAAGGCGAAGGAAGTCGGCGGCAAGGTGCAGCAGAAGGTCGGCGAAGCCGTCGGCAGCCGCCAGCAGCAGAGCGAAGGCCTGTCGAACCAGGCCGAGGGCAAGGCCCAGAAGAAGATCGGCGACGTGAAGGAAATCGCCAAAGGCAATCGCTGA